Within Cydia fagiglandana chromosome 1, ilCydFagi1.1, whole genome shotgun sequence, the genomic segment CACACATTTTTTATTAGTATGCTTAATCGAATAGTACAGGCGGGATACATTTTTTCTGTAGGTACTTGAGACTCAGATTAGAAAAACGGGATGTACGAGGTATCTTATGTACCAGAGTCGTTAACTTTTATCGTATTGTCCATGGAAGTGACGtttttctaaaatgtgtttgaCCTAATTGAATAAGGGATTGACTCACGTTTACCCGGGTCGactgggccgtgtccgggccggagctttcgacgcttacttttctatgacaggtgatcacgtgatgctttccatagaaaattaagCGCCGGAAgatccggcccggacacggcccggtctaacgtgagtcatccgtaATGCTTCACCAAAATAGCGCAACAATTTAAAAATTCACACTTTTATATTATGCTTCGCACCCAATAGTTCACTTTGCTTTTATCAACATGGTTCCACGCCGTCCTTGATCATATTTTTACAGGTATACGTCTTAATGAGTAATTAGTTTAGCCTACATTTCTTGCCACCACGCGAACATCTGCCGAATAAAGCTTCGTTCCCTGTGAAAGGATAAAGTCATATCATATATCCTACCAACTGCGCCATTTAAGAAGACAACAatatgttatataatataacccaacaccaaaatacatacatatctaaactagctgttgcccgcgacttcgtccgcgtggaatcttatcttcaacattttacatctttagtacctataattttcatatccaagcaatctTGAAACTaaatacttttcttttttagcaagttgtatgaagttttaagtcatgtggattttgatgttggttgctaaaattacttttcttgtaatctcataataggtaggtaacctatgcccttatacaaagattcaagttccgcattccgcactcacaaaatatctgatctccatacaaactttcaacccctttctcaccaccttgggggatgatttgcaaaaatgcttgaattagttttcatgtttttttttaatttattaccttttttccaaaaagttaaaggtcctagcttaaaattaaatttacaccccaagacgaattttcatcccctttttgggaatgaagggattgaatttccaaaaaacgttgcaatcacttttttttgtaatcggctattatgcctttctacgaagtttcaaagcatttgtaatggattcaaactttcaacccctttttaaccctgttaggggatgaattttacaaaacgctgaaattacttttcctgtcttctaataatatctctaaatacaaagattcaagtcccacactcgaaaaaatgtttgatatccatacaaactttcaacccctttttcaccaccttaggggttgaattttcaaagacgctgaaattagttttcttgtattttaataatatatcttttaacgaagtttcaaattcgtagctcaaaagaaaactttaaccccatacaaactttcatcccctttttaaccctgttaggggatgaattttacaaaacgctgaaattacttttattgtcttctaataatatccccaaatacaaagattcaagtcccgcgctcgaaaatttttttgatatccatacaaactttcaacccctttttcaccaccttgggggatgaattttctaaaacgctgaaattagttttcttgtctttgaatttgatacttatttacaaagtttcaagttcctaacttaaaataaatttgcacccgaagacgaactttcatcccctttttaacccccttaggggttgaatttccaaaaacgttgcaatcacttttttttgtaatcggctattatgcctttctacgaagtttcaaagcatttgtaatggattaaaattttcaacccctttttaaccctgttaggggatgaattttacaaaacgctgaaattacttttcctgtcttctaataatatctctaaatacaaagattcaagtccaccacttgaaaatttttttgatgtccatacaaactttcaacccctttttcaccaccttaggggatgaattttcaaaaacgctgaaattagttttcttgtattttaataatatacctttttacgaagtttcaaattcctagcttaaaagaaaactttaaccccatactaactttcatcccctttttaacccccttaggggttgaatttctcaaaatcgcttcttatctcttgtacactttataaatgccatctggtgtgcaaatttcaactttctggcttttgtagtttcggctctgcgttgatgaatcagtcagtcagtcaggacacttgcatttatatatatagattaattTCTTATTGACATAATAGTTATAGATTTTTAGCTCATTGTCTTACTGGTTTCCACCTCCAGGGaactgggctgaatgaacgcgacacgcgatcgacagcccgcctgctcCCGGccaggcgtccctacactacatctacatacATCTACTGGTTGGTCTAAGGTCCAACTTCTAAGCTCTGTAAGCAACACTAACAATATCCCCCGTTGGCCGAGGCCGGTAAGGGCACAAACAAATATGGCGCACACAATGCCTTATAAATTGCAGTGGATGACGAATGGCCAGAATTCGCGCCCGCCTCGCGTGTGCTAATGACTCACACTTGCGTTTTGCTAATTTTCTATGGATTGCGGAATTAATGGTGGCTATAGAAAGAAATTAGAGTGAATCGACggtaatttaattattgttcCTCTTTGCCATGGTCATATGGTTCATctgtaaatatgtgtatatagttgTTACAGTTtaagagttttaattttaatgtttagtttaattatttagttaatacttttatttttgtatatttttatgctTCTGTAgttgaaaataaattaaataagtattataatatcGAACCTAAGTATAAGTCAGTAGTAATATTCTGTAATAGTAACCAAAACTGTGAAATTGTGAACCACCAATTTTTGCTACACCCTTTTCAGGATCCATGTATTTAAGAAACATCCGTACTATGGTAATGCAAATAAAGATTTTATATTCCTCAGTGCAATAATTGGTGACAGCAAGTAGTTTACTTTTTGCCTTTCGTATGTAAAATTATCAACATatagtattaaattaaattaaactatgCACCTCTTTCTTATCAGTTATCACACTTGACCTGGCTATGAAAATGCAATGAAATCGGGCCCTGTCTCCCCAACCTCAGTCAAATTCAAATTATATTTTCGGCAAGTCGGCACGGTGTTGCGGCGCCACtccttaacccttatcttggcatcgtaacacccgtgatacatggaacttaaaaaaatctagcaggttcactttattacctaacacaataattctgccatcaatatgtcgagctaccctccttacttatagaaaaaaataattgacacgagtgtcacTGTAAATTAAtcagtaataatcaacatggcgccgcggaaacaatagatttcggttcgtactggaagttttgcatttatttcttatgttagtatatatttttccataatctacattttgatatctttactgtctctatatgcatacatatttacaatgccttcgaatttaaaaacatttaatgcacagaaccttacatgaaactgttatgtattatatttgatacactgccaagaactcagaaatgtacatatcgaaaggattgtattacatttaatacattgccaagttatcgtcaaaatatttttacataatttttttatttttttattgttgtgaggctacaaaacatgcttcaaatatttaatattagttgtcgtattatttagttattaaactttgatttttttaagtactagatgttatttaactatatattcgtacgctgtagcattattgctacgccgtagcccatagcacggaaaaatatgtgtatggcaaaaatggccccaaagtaaaaaaaaatatatattttttttacttttaattatttgtttacttttcatattttactcaactttttgctgacgacttttttgaaactttaagggatctaattttccgcccatgtgatcaggtattcgtagatataatttatttttacaggtttaatagtcatctgatgctttagattgcgtttaattagcagtaaatgctaatttctgttgcattacatgttatatttttattaaaatcttcatttttcttctaaaacgtaggtaactattttgtcgagttattggcattgtatcaaatatgatacatatgattttccgaaactggaaaatcctggattttttttctaattttttattagtctagtatgctcaataggtgccaaaaaactaaaaaaatgtttatatttaagatattttgagccttgccaagataagggttaacaaGAAGATACGGGAGGCGCGTAGTAATTAGTACAAGTTAGAATTTATCTGGCATTCCCGCTGCCGAGCGAGCTTGAGTGAATAGAGTTCTTAGTATGGTCCTTGTTCTTAGGCGTAGATGATATTTCTATCTTTACTTCTAAAGCCGTAACAATTAAGGATAAGACGCTAGAcagggccggggccgggccggagcttccggcgcttcattttctatggaaagcaccacgtgatcaccgatcagccgtcaagGAAACATTAAATATGGAACAGTTCACTGCGGCGTTTTCAAATGTGAAATTTGATTGctctaattatttttaattttttcaatgaTTAAAGGTAGGGAGGGGAGAAGGCGCTTATTACCGGTTCATTTCCTATGGTCTTATTTTATTCATTGACTTTATTATGACGGTGAATTGGAGTGTGTGACTTATGCTATATTAGTTACATCCTGATTATTCCTGAGCCTTCTCTCCCGTGCTCGGCAAGTTATCTGACTGAGACTCACCCAGATCACCTACAGTTAGACAGGCCAGAAAATGTGTCCCGACAATAGTTAACTAACGAATAaggataataaataataaactacaATGTTTATTGACAAAACAggacaaacattttttttaaatacgtatgtattttgatttaaatattttaaattatactaaTTGCTAATGGTACTTGCTTTATAAGTATTAAGAAACAAAAAACATATGTATAAATCAAAGGggttacaaaaaaaacattatatacACAACTGACAAATATTATACCAAATACAATAAATTGTTTATAAGTATTTCAAACTCgcttaaaacttattttaaatggGTTTTTATctatgtatggagtgagcactaaATAACGATGGCAGTACGGAGTgtgtgtatagttcgttttttagcattagaaagaagataagcgaccttaacatgtcttttaattgaaaaacgctttttaaaaatcagcaactacttatgaaagcaaaagagacaagatatatatatatacagtggtattactaatagaaattaataaactatctaaatgatcgtattagatccttatttgttacatatttgccgtgatctatttttaaaacgtgtttttcaattaaaagacacatcaagattgtttaccttttttctaatgctaaaacaaCACGAACTATAAGGGGTAGTCTGTAAGCTCCCGACCGCAGCGCCTCCTCCCCGAACGAGCCAATTTGTTCTGCGCCAGCGCCCTTAACGACTTTTTTGGCTAAACTTGAATCTCCTTATTTTAAGTTCTTTTGCCTGTTGTGTATAAATCACTCTTATTTTTATCTTAATCGCGTATTTCACACTACTAAATCTGTGTACATACgttcaaatatttaaatggtTTCCCAAAACGGGAGACATATtcgaatttttaaattaaaaaaaaataaaggaatctTTTATCACCTAAAGGAGCATCGACTTTGAGGAGAAAATGCGGAAGacttaataatataggtacattaggtactGTATATGTATTGAACTCTGGAGAAAGACTACAGCACATACAAACTGCAACACTCCTATAtgtacattggtggaccttaggtataattattacaaagggcataaggtccaccgatgtatgTAGGTAAGGTACAGTCAACAGTGTGGGTGATGATACAACAACAATGTATAGTGcaacttctgctactgactgtacATAGAAACCATCCAAACCAGGATTCGAACCGAATCTCCTgctgttttattatatttgtaaaaGTCGTAACGCTTTTAGTTTTTCAATCTATTACCCACCTTAAAAGTATTAATTGTGTATGTCATTGCCCACCCACCTTGTATTAATTGCTGGACGATCTCATTAATGCCGGAAAAAAGCTACGCGAATACCGATAGAAAGGTGGTCGTGGCCATGGCCGCCGCAAAGCAATCGAATGCCGAGGTGAGTGCAATGTACCTTGACCGGGACTTTGCCATTTTATCACAAGGAATTAAAATTAGGCGTTAAGTAACAAGTCTATCTTAAGAGGGGAAGTAAAGCCAGGAATTTAGAAAGAAACAAAAGATTAGGTGCGTCGCGGGAATCTTGCGACTGAAGATTTCACGATCGCGTTATGGGTTTTGACGTTTTTCCTCAATATCTCTAAAAGTCATTGACTTACTTATTACTTCAAAGAGTCGGGCCTTACGAGCCCTACGAATAGGGCCAATTCATGAGTGTCAAAATCGCATGTAGAATCACCActgcgctcagtcgtgtggcgttTTGTCGCGACGGTCCTGGGcccgtagccaacgtgccaatccttaacgctccgtagcgtatcGTAATCTAATCGTAGTCATCTCTGTCTATCACTAGTCCAcactagtgcgacagtgacagaaCAGTTACATATCgtatcgttcgctacggagcgttaacgattgcacGTTAGCTACGTACCCTTCTACACCTACCTACAGAGATGGTCGCCTCGTTATCGTCTAACAAGTGCGAAAATGACACATGATAGCAGCACATTTAACAGACCATTGATATACTTTATATTTTTGCAATAAAGCTCATAATCAGTCAAATAATAGAGTCAACTCTACAACTACGTAAGAAATGAGGCTCAAGGGCGTTAtctctataataataatattgaacaATATATTAAGTTACTATACAGTATTCTTCCTATAATAGACGTAGTAGCGCCCTATTTAACCGtaaattacaataattacaTTTAATAAGGCATCTTTCAAGATCGTATCGTATACAATATAGCAAAGTCATAGAGTCTATTTTAATCGACTGATTCGTTGAGTGACGTTGAGTTATTTCAATCCTGTATTTATACATTGTGTACGAGtattaaatatcttttttttatgCATACTACGCGTcgatatgttataaaaatatattaatttgccGCTAACTACAGAAAGTTTTGAAGAGTTAATGTTAAGGGTCACACGCACCTGCGGCgaaaaagccgctcccatacaatcgaagttacgctCTCTCATTTTGAAGCGACatgattaaattacataaaacttggcatgaacattTAGGTACGtaacatatattataaattataatatctgGGAATCTGGGACACCGAgcattgctcggaaaacatataaaaactcaaaaatgcgcgttttcccccagagataagacctcgctagatcgatttttcgtccACGAAAGCCCCCATATATCAAATtacatcaaaatattttcaagtgttggtcgtttaaaggtataacatATACTTTTATCAGTAACAAGAGTGTAACGTGTAACTACATATCAGAGccggtatattttttatattataatcattAACTACCATTTATTATAGTGAGTTCTGACATTTGCATCccaataggtacctaacattTGCTCCGCGAGCGAATTAAatgatacctacataaaataacGATGTGTTTTGATTGTTCCGATTAATTAAAAAGCCACATGTTAATATTAAAccattatttaataaataatgggGTAAAACAAAAGACATTGAATGTAATCGCAAGGCGAGTAACATTTCTGCGTTAATAACTCGAGCTGCGATCGAACACGTACTTTGCGTTTTGCCGAAGGGATATCCAATTAGCTTGAGAATACTCTACCTATCGCATAGAAACcagatttatatattttttgggaTGTATGAGATTACTGTATGTACCAGCTAAGAGAATTTAGACttgaggaatattgtcaaagtaaattattctGTAGTCAGTACATTCAGTACAGTCATATCATTTGTTCTTTCGATACAAACTTGtaaaacgccatttgactttgatctttattttttcactgatatgtgttaaatttgttaaatgtcaaaaagtaaggccatctactcgacgatataaataaattcatttcaataaaaaaacgtattatttatttatttaaacattttaaataagAGATTTAATGACCAATGGTTAACCTctaccagtcaattgtaggtcCGAACAGACAACGCACAAAATTGTGAAAAGGTACATGACACGAGTGAATACAgtgcataatataattaaatataactAGGTTTTTTATTAATCCAATTCCCGGTGTGTTAATAATCtcaccataaaataatatttaataattcaattcacaATAATGCAATTCGAGTACCTATATATGATGTTCTTTCTGACTGGCACAGgaactcaaagtattgtttttataataatctCCACAGGCTCGATCGTCGCAGTTCCGACAATGTGCCCGCTAAGGTCCGACGGGTTATTGGTGCTCTTATTAATAGCATCCTACAACTCCGGACATCGAGTGACCAGTTCAAATAAactcaatttaaatttaaatttcacgGAAACTGCAACTGCATACGGATATGAGTCTGAAGAGCATACAGTGGCTACTGAAGATGGTTACTTGCTGAAGCTTTTTCGGTTAACTAAAGGTGCGAAATGTATGGAGCCGCGGCGGCGAACACCGGTGCTGCTGATGCATGGGCTGCTGCTCAGCGCGGACTGCTGGTTGGATGCCGGGCCCGAGGCCGGCCTCGCCTTCCTTCTTTCGGACTCCTGCTTCGACACTTGGGTCGGCAACGTCCGAGGCACGTACTACTCCCGTGAACATCTCCACCTCGACCCCGGTAAAAGCCGCTTCTGGCAGTTCTCCGTCGACGAAATCGGACTTTACGACATCCCCGGATTAATCGAGTACGTTTTAAGAAACACCGGCGTGAAGCAGCTCAACTACATCGGATATTCTCAAGGAGCCGGCACATTCTTCATCATGTGCTCAGAAAGGCCTGGCTATTGTAATCAAGCGAAGTTAATGATCGCTCTGGCGCCTGCTACCAGACAGTTCAACACGAAATCTGTAGTGTTCAGAACGGTACCGCTCATTATTCAGGACCAAAAACATTTTCTGCAATCACTCGGCATTTGGGAGTTGTTCGCGAGAAGATTGCCGACGTATGaattttttagtaatttatgtcaAAACGATCAAGCTTCCAGCTTCTGCGAGTGGGTTTTGAGTATGTTAGACGCACCTCATTCACGGTCTATCTCGAGGAACACTTTAAAAACTTTGTACAAACATGTGTTAGCGGGTACCTCCACACAGAACATGGCTCGTTACGGCCAAAGTATGCTGGATCCGGCATTTACTAAATACAATTATGGTAGAGAGAAAAACAGAAAGCTGTACGGAAGTGATCGTCCCCCTGAATATGATTTGAGAGCGGTGAGTGTCCCGGTGGTGTTGATTTACGGTAAAAACGATGGTATAGTGGACGTGAAGGATGTGCAGTGGTTGAAGAGTAAGCTACCGAACGTTATAGAATCGATACCAGTGAAAGACAAGTATTGGACTCACTTAGACATGGCCTATAGTCAAAATACTAATATTATGATATTTCAGGATATCCGTAAATATTTATTGCAATATGATTGAACAAAAGTTCTATTTGGGTCTATAATTTTCTTCTTACTATGTCTAATGGCTGTTTCTTCTGTCTAGAAATTTAAGGGTATGGAAAATTTAAGTATAACAATAATCGTAATTTGGAGACATTGTAGATACTAAGTACGAGTACGTTAAGAGCGCTATATGCGAATCACATAATATatagggtgatttcggggtcgtggagcaagagagccagacatcatacagaaacCAACGATGAGCCTAATTatattgttaattattgtttatcaccaataatgatgattattatccagatgacaagtaggaaaaaaatgtttgcatacaatttggtgaccctactcaatgtgacgtcttgtcgctttccatacagcgtatgtcaatacaatacaatacaatacagcgtatttacattaattttacttgaaaaataagaataattaaagtaattatcttttaatcaaatactaccatatgataatgtggattatttacagagtcagaaaaagtggttctggatcacgacccagaaatcaccctgtatatgtacacTAGTAATTTAAAGACAAATATTAAGCTCTATATAACGGAACTTTTGGAAGTAGGAGATTTTTTTTCATTGATTTATAAGttgttaaataagttatttattacCTAGAGTACAGGTACGCCATATATGAATTGTGCCAAATATTTAGTAtgataaaatcaaaaatacgaAATGTATGTTTATTACTCGCAAATTTTCTAAAGATTGCAATTCAACAAAATAAACTACCTATAGTTTGATAAAACTTCCTTTTGTTTTAATAACATGCTCGTACGAAAAACTTGTTCTGTCGGTCGGCAGTTCATTGCTTCTGGGAGCCCGAGTGACCTTCTTAACGGTCACGACCGGTCCTTAAGCTTTTATATTTTACGTTATTAGGCTAAAGAGAAAATAGTTGCCGATTTCAAGAGTAACGAATCCTGTCTTGTTAGTTTGCTATAATATCCTTATTACCTACTAGATCCGGGCGTATATATAACGACTGTTTATCAGTGGAGTTCAGTAAATATGTCTGGTAGGTAAGGTACTAATTTCGTTGCTAAAAATGCGTTGATGTTCATACCTTTCGTCAAACATGAAGTTGGGTTCTTCATGGAATGTTCCAACTGCACTTGGCACATGGAAGTAAGTGGTCGAGTGCATCGTATGCACCATTGTTGAATATGTTACTGCGATTCCTTATTCTGAAAAACTTATGAAATTAGAGATAAAGTGCCGCACACACTACACTTTTTttagaaatttatttatttaacacagGTGCTAGCAGCCATAGacgatataataattaatttattaagtgACAATAGAGATTCAGGCTCTAAATTTCGGAAAAGAATCAGCTCGTGTGTGATGCGCTGAAATTGAAAACTTTGTTTTAAGGCGAATCTACTGACT encodes:
- the LOC134675550 gene encoding lipase 3-like, giving the protein MCPLRSDGLLVLLLIASYNSGHRVTSSNKLNLNLNFTETATAYGYESEEHTVATEDGYLLKLFRLTKGAKCMEPRRRTPVLLMHGLLLSADCWLDAGPEAGLAFLLSDSCFDTWVGNVRGTYYSREHLHLDPGKSRFWQFSVDEIGLYDIPGLIEYVLRNTGVKQLNYIGYSQGAGTFFIMCSERPGYCNQAKLMIALAPATRQFNTKSVVFRTVPLIIQDQKHFLQSLGIWELFARRLPTYEFFSNLCQNDQASSFCEWVLSMLDAPHSRSISRNTLKTLYKHVLAGTSTQNMARYGQSMLDPAFTKYNYGREKNRKLYGSDRPPEYDLRAVSVPVVLIYGKNDGIVDVKDVQWLKSKLPNVIESIPVKDKYWTHLDMAYSQNTNIMIFQDIRKYLLQYD